One window of the Populus nigra chromosome 4, ddPopNigr1.1, whole genome shotgun sequence genome contains the following:
- the LOC133691294 gene encoding heat stress transcription factor A-6b yields MNPYLTVKQEYAGSSLLPLSGGDEPPTTMLPPQPMEGLHDTGPPPFLTKTFDMVDDPMTNHIVSWSRGGFSFVVWDPHSFSAKLLPRYFKHNNFSSFVRQLNTYGFRKIDPDRWEFANEGFLRGQKQLLRNIKRRKAASQPLSQQQAPDACVEVSRFGLDGEIDLLKRDRQVLMMELAKLRQQQQKARSYIQAMEQRLQGTEQKQQQMMQFLARAMQNPAFLLQLVQQKGKRKELEEAMTKKRRIPVDQRPGRSGGGESNRIDESANPIKAEALEYGDYGFEVSELEALALEMQGYGKARREQEDGVEELEPLESGDRELDEGFWEELLNESARGGEDEDVNTLAERLGYLRSSPKVQKLNNFPHC; encoded by the exons ATGAATCCATATCTAACAGTGAAGCAAGAGTACGCAGGATCAAGTTTATTGCCTCTGTCCGGCGGTGATGAGCCGCCAACAACGATGCTCCCACCACAGCCGATGGAAGGTTTACATGATACAGGACCACCGCCATTCCTGACCAAGACTTTTGACATGGTGGATGATCCAATGACCAATCACATAGTTTCTTGGAGCAGAGGAGGGTTTAGCTTTGTTGTTTGGGATCCTCATTCTTTCTCCGCAAAACTCCTTCCTAGATACTTCAAGCATAATAATTTCTCCAGCTTTGTCAGGCAGCTCAATACTTAT gGCTTTAGAAAGATTGATCCAGATAGATGGGAGTTCGCCAATGAAGGATTTCTGAGGGGTCAAAAGCAGCTTCTAAGGAATATAAAGAGAAGAAAGGCAGCTTCTCAGCCTCTTTCTCAACAGCAAGCTCCAGATGCCTGTGTTGAAGTTAGCCGTTTTGGATTAGATGGAGAAATCGATCTCTTGAAACGTGACAGGCAGGTTTTGATGATGGAATTAGCGAAGCTTAGACAGCAACAACAGAAAGCTAGATCTTATATACAAGCTATGGAGCAAAGGCTACAAGGGACAGAACAAAAGCAGCAGCAGATGATGCAATTCTTAGCTCGAGCAATGCAAAATCCTGCCTTTCTACTGCAGTTAGTCCAAcagaaagggaaaaggaaagaactTGAGGAAGCAATGactaaaaagagaagaattCCTGTTGATCAAAGACCTGGTcgaagtggtggtggtgaatcaAACCGTATTGATGAAAGTGCAAACCCCATCAAGGCAGAGGCTTTAGAGTATGGAGACTACGGATTTGAAGTGTCAGAGCTGGAGGCACTTGCATTGGAAATGCAAGGGTATGGCAAGGCAAGGAGAGAGCAAGAGGATGGAGTAGAAGAGCTAGAGCCACTAGAGAGCGGAGATAGAGAACTTGACGAGGGATTTTGGGAAGAACTGTTAAATGAGAGTGCTAGAGGAGGTGAAGATGAGGATGTGAATACATTGGCTGAGCGCTTGGGTTATTTGCGTTCAAGTCCTAAAGTACAGAAATTGAACAATTTTCCGCATTGctaa
- the LOC133691839 gene encoding ETO1-like protein 1 → MRASFTSDSYKESQLDSLNPQSWLQVERGKLSKFSSRSSSSSSIESLIKVPEPPVQPFFKPVDYVEVLAQIHEELESCPPQERSNLYLFQYQLFKGLGEAKLMRRSLRSAWLKGSTVHEKLVFGAWLKYERQGEELISDLLATCGKCAQESGPVDVSSELDVDISSGSHETLSMMNGKHILRSVSFKIGDEKIVCDRQKIASLSAPFHAMLNGCFSESLCEHIDLSENNISPLGFREISEFSMTGSLNEVSPDILLEILIFANKFCCERLKDACDRKLASLVSSRDDAVQLMECALEENSPVLAASCLQVFLQELPDCLNDDRVVEIFSHSNKQQKMTMVGSASFSLYCLLSEVAMNLDLQSDKTAFFLDQLVESAETNRQKLLAFHQLGCVRLLRKEYDEAEHLFEAALNAGHIYSVSGLARLGNIRGHRLGAYDKLSSVISSVTPLGWMYQERSLYCEGDKRWKDLEKATELDPTLTYPYMYRAASWMRKQDVQAALAEINRILGFKLALECLELRFCFYLALENYQAAICDVQAILTLSPDYRMFEGRVAASQLRTLVREHVDNWTTADCWLQLYDRWSSVDDIGSLSVIYQMLESDAAKGILYFRQSLLLLRLNCPEAAMRSLQLARQHASTEHERLVYEGWILYDTGHCNEGLQKAEESINIKKSFEAFFLKAYALADSSLDPSCSSTVMSLLEEALKCPSDRLRKGQALNNLGSVYVDCGKLDLAADCYINALKIRHTRAHQGLARVHFLKNDKIAAYEEMTKLIVKAQNNASAYEKRSEYCDRELTKADLEMVTQLDPLRVYPYRYRAAVLMDSHKEKEAIAELSRAIVFKADLHLLHLRAAFHEHTGDVLAALRDCRAALSVDPNHREMLELHSRVNSHEP, encoded by the exons ATGAGGGCTTCCTTTACCTCTGATTCCTATAAAGAATCACAACTCGACTCCTTAAATCCGCAGTCATGGCTTCAAGTTGAAAGAGGGAAGCTTTCGAAATTCTCTTCAcggtcttcttcttcttcatccat AGAATCACTTATCAAGGTCCCAGAACCACCAGTGCAACCATTCTTTAAACCTGTTGATTATGTAGAAGTTTTAGCTCAGATTCATGAAGAACTTGAATCGTGCCCTCCGCAAGAGAGGTCGAATCTCTATTTATTTCAGTATCAACTGTTTAAAGGCCTTGGTGAAGCCAAATTGATGCGAAGAAGCCTCCGCTCTGCTTGGCTGAAGGGCAGCACTGTGCATGAGAAGCTTGTATTTGGAGCATGGTTAAAGTATGAGAGACAAGGGGAGGAGCTCATTTCAGACTTGCTTGCCACTTGTGGTAAATGCGCACAAGAGTCTGGCCCAGTAGATGTTTCCTCCGAGCTTGATGTTGATATAAGTTCAGGTTCCCATGAGACACTTTCGATGATGAATGGCAAACATATTTTAAGAAGCGTCTCTTTTAAAATTGGAGATGAGAAAATTGTTTGTGATAGGCAGAAAATTGCCAGCCTTTCTGCTCCGTTTCATGCCATGCTTAATGGATGTTTCTCTGAATCACTATGTGAACACATAGATTTATCTGAAAACAACATATCGCCTTTGGGTTTTAGGGAAATAAGCGAGTTCAGCATGACTGGTAGTTTGAATGAAGTGTCTCCAGATATTTTATTGGAAATATTGATTTTTGCAAATAAGTTTTGTTGTGAAAGGCTAAAAGATGCATGCGATAGGAAACTTGCATCCTTAGTGTCTTCCCGAGATGATGCTGTCCAGCTCATGGAATGCGCTCTCGAAGAGAACTCCCCTGTCCTTGCTGCATCATGTTTGCAAGTTTTCTTACAGGAGCTACCTGATTGCTTGAATGATGACCGGGTGGTGGAAATATTTAGCCATTCTAATAAACAACAGAAAATGACCATGGTTGGATCAGCCTCATTTTCATTATATTGTTTGTTGAGTGAAGTTGCTATGAACCTTGATCTGCAGTCTGATAAAACAGCTTTTTTTCTGGATCAGTTGGTAGAGTCAGCGGAAACTAACCGACAGAAGCTGCTGGCCTTTCATCAATTGGGTTGTGTTCGGCTCTTGAGGAAAGAGTATGATGAAGCTGAACATCTTTTTGAGGCAGCTTTAAATGCTGGTCATATATATTCTGTATCAGGCTTGGCTAGGCTGGGTAACATCAGAGGTCATAGGCTTGGGGCTTATGACAAGCTCAGTTCTGTGATTTCATCTGTTACTCCGCTTGGATGGATGTACCAGGAGAGGTCCTTGTATTGTGAAGGTGATAAGAGATGGAAAGACCTTGAAAAAGCAACTGAGTTGGATCCAACCCTAACATACCCCTACATGTATCGCGCTGCTTCTTGGATGAGGAAACAGGATGTTCAAGCTGCGCTTGCAGAAATCAATAGAATTCTTGGTTTTAAATTGGCATTAGAATGTTTGGAACTCCGGTTTTGTTTCTATCTAGCCCTTGAGAATTACCAAGCAGCGATCTGTGATGTTCAGGCAATTCTTACGCTCTCCCCTGATTATAGGATGTTTGAGGGACGGGTGGCTGCATCCCAACTCCGTACTCTTGTGCGTGAGCACGTTGACAATTGGACAACAGCAGATTGTTGGCTGCAATTGTATGATAGGTGGTCTTCAGTTGATGATATAGGTTCCCTCTCTGTCATATACCAGATGCTTGAATCTGATGCTGCCAAAGGCATTCTATATTTCAGACAGTCTTTGCTCCTCCTTAG GTTGAACTGTCCTGAGGCAGCCATGCGAAGTTTACAATTAGCCCGCCAACATGCATCAACTGAACATGAACGTCTAGTTTATGAAGGTTGGATCTTGTATGATACGGGTCATTGCAATGAAGGGCTTCAAAAGGCAGAGGAGTCTATCAACATCAAGAAGTCTTTTGAAGCTTTCTTCCTTAAAGCTTATGCTCTCGCTGACTCTAGTCTGGATCCATCTTGCTCTTCAACTGTTATGTCCCTGCTTGAAGAAGCTCTTAAGTGCCCTTCAGACAGATTGCGCAAAGGCCAG GCACTCAACAATCTTGGAAGTGTCTATGTTGACTGTGGGAAATTAGACTTGGCAGCTGATTGTTACATTAATGCTCTTAAGATCAGGCATACCAGAGCACACCAAGGACTTGCTCGAGTTCATTTTCTCAAAAATGATAAGATTGCTGCATACGAGGAAATGACAAAACTGATTGTGAAGGCCCAGAACAATGCATCTGCCTATGAGAAGAGGTCGGAGTATTGTGATCGAGAACTGACGAAAGCAGATCTTGAGATGGTTACACAATTAGATCCCCTTCGAGTGTACCCTTACAGATATCGAGCTGCAG TTTTAATGGACAGTCACAAGGAGAAAGAAGCCATTGCTGAACTTTCAAGGGCGATTGTATTTAAAGCAGACCTTCACCTTCTACACTTGCGGGCGGCTTTCCATGAGCACACTGGTGATGTATTGGCTGCTTTACGTGACTGTCGTGCTGCTCTCTCTGTGGACCCAAACCATCGAGAGATGCTGGAACTTCATAGCCGAGTAAACAGCCATGAGCCCTGA